From Geomonas agri, one genomic window encodes:
- a CDS encoding ABC transporter substrate-binding protein → MKRLAAVVMGLALLGSFGKAMAAAPADTLAEVKKKGVLVAGVKDSLPPFGYVDEKSREIVGYDVDFVKAIAKKLGVKVELKPVTSASRMPQLTEGNIDIIAATMTKNPERAKQIGFSHTYFATGQKFITVKGKVKSLKDLAGKKIGTAKGSTSEQNVKAALPTSTVLSFDDYPQAFLALQQGKVQAVTTDEAILAGILAKAPNKSKFEIPNVQISNEPYGLGMRKDDAKFIAFVNKTILDMEKSGEAKKIFEKWFGKGTEFQLKRNFKIVADK, encoded by the coding sequence GTGAAAAGATTGGCTGCTGTTGTTATGGGTTTGGCCCTGTTGGGTTCTTTCGGTAAGGCGATGGCCGCGGCTCCCGCCGATACCCTTGCTGAGGTTAAGAAGAAAGGCGTTCTCGTTGCGGGTGTCAAGGACTCCCTTCCTCCTTTTGGTTACGTTGACGAGAAAAGCCGCGAGATCGTGGGCTACGACGTGGACTTCGTCAAAGCCATCGCCAAGAAGCTGGGCGTGAAGGTCGAGCTGAAGCCGGTTACCTCCGCTTCCCGCATGCCGCAGCTCACCGAAGGCAACATCGACATCATCGCCGCCACCATGACCAAGAACCCGGAGCGCGCCAAGCAGATCGGCTTCAGCCACACCTACTTCGCCACCGGTCAGAAGTTCATCACCGTGAAGGGCAAAGTGAAGAGCCTGAAGGACCTGGCCGGCAAGAAGATCGGCACCGCCAAGGGTTCCACCTCCGAGCAGAACGTGAAGGCCGCCCTGCCGACCTCCACCGTGCTCTCCTTCGACGACTACCCGCAGGCGTTCCTGGCCCTGCAGCAGGGTAAGGTGCAGGCCGTGACCACTGACGAGGCGATCCTCGCCGGCATCCTCGCCAAAGCTCCCAACAAATCCAAATTCGAGATCCCGAACGTCCAGATCTCCAACGAGCCGTACGGCCTCGGCATGAGGAAAGACGACGCCAAGTTCATCGCCTTCGTGAACAAGACCATCCTCGACATGGAAAAGAGCGGCGAAGCCAAAAAGATCTTCGAGAAGTGGTTCGGCAAAGGTACCGAATTCCAGCTCAAGCGTAACTTTAAGATCGTAGCGGACAAGTAA
- a CDS encoding amino acid ABC transporter ATP-binding protein → MIKFEGVHKWFKKLHVLNGIDLHVKQGEVVVVCGPSGSGKSTLIRTINQLEPIEEGSLIVDGMDLRSKKTDLNKLRAEVGFVFQQFNLYPHLSVIDNITLAPIKIRKTPKKEAQEQAMELLERVGLAVKRDAYPTQLSGGQQQRVAIARALAMKPRIMLFDEPTSALDPEMIGEVLAVMQDLASTGMTMVCVTHEMGFAREVSDRVVFMDHGIILEEAQPEEFFRNPQHDRAKQFLKQLLSPMH, encoded by the coding sequence ATGATCAAGTTTGAAGGGGTCCACAAGTGGTTCAAAAAGCTTCACGTGCTTAACGGGATCGATCTCCACGTCAAACAGGGAGAAGTGGTCGTGGTTTGCGGTCCCTCGGGGTCGGGCAAGTCCACTCTGATCCGCACCATCAACCAGTTGGAGCCGATCGAGGAGGGGAGCCTGATCGTCGACGGCATGGACCTCAGGAGCAAGAAGACCGATCTCAACAAGCTGCGCGCCGAGGTGGGCTTCGTGTTCCAGCAGTTCAACCTGTACCCGCACCTCTCGGTCATCGACAACATCACCCTGGCCCCGATCAAGATCCGCAAGACTCCCAAAAAGGAAGCGCAGGAGCAGGCCATGGAGCTTTTGGAGCGCGTCGGCCTCGCGGTCAAGCGTGACGCCTACCCGACCCAGCTCTCCGGCGGTCAGCAGCAGCGCGTCGCCATCGCCCGCGCCCTGGCCATGAAGCCGCGCATCATGCTCTTCGACGAGCCGACCTCCGCACTCGACCCCGAGATGATCGGCGAGGTTCTCGCGGTCATGCAGGACCTTGCCAGCACCGGCATGACCATGGTCTGTGTCACCCACGAGATGGGCTTCGCCCGCGAGGTGTCCGACCGCGTCGTGTTCATGGACCACGGCATCATCCTCGAGGAGGCACAGCCGGAAGAGTTCTTCCGCAACCCGCAGCACGACCGCGCCAAGCAGTTCCTGAAGCAGCTGCTGTCGCCGATGCACTAG
- a CDS encoding amino acid ABC transporter permease, translated as MLKYTFDWSIVTSGKYFEWLVSGLKVTLELSAVGIVCAFILGLLIAVLKMSHYRPVRWIATAYLEFFRNTPLLVQIFFWYFGSYKVLPAAVNEWLNSTNFEFAAAAIALTIYTSAFIAEDIRSGILSIPKEQMEAARSAGFSYLRSMQYIILPQAVRITIPPLVNQFLNLAKNSSLAMSIGVMELTYQARQVESYTFKGFEAFTAATVVYLGLSVVITALMDVYNKKVLNPHRA; from the coding sequence GTGCTAAAGTACACATTTGACTGGTCCATCGTCACCTCCGGCAAGTATTTCGAATGGCTGGTTTCCGGGCTCAAGGTAACACTGGAGCTCTCCGCCGTCGGCATCGTCTGCGCCTTTATCCTGGGGCTCCTGATCGCCGTGCTCAAGATGAGCCACTACCGCCCGGTGCGCTGGATCGCCACCGCCTACCTGGAGTTTTTCCGGAACACGCCGCTGCTGGTCCAGATCTTCTTCTGGTACTTCGGCTCGTACAAGGTGCTCCCGGCGGCGGTCAACGAGTGGCTTAACAGCACGAACTTCGAGTTCGCCGCGGCCGCCATCGCCCTAACCATCTATACCTCGGCCTTCATCGCCGAGGACATCAGGTCGGGCATCCTTTCCATTCCCAAGGAGCAGATGGAGGCGGCCAGGAGCGCCGGCTTCTCCTATCTTCGTTCCATGCAGTACATCATCCTGCCGCAGGCGGTGCGCATCACCATCCCGCCCCTGGTGAACCAGTTCCTGAACTTGGCCAAGAACTCTTCGCTCGCGATGAGCATCGGGGTCATGGAACTCACCTACCAGGCGCGCCAGGTCGAGAGCTACACCTTCAAGGGGTTCGAGGCGTTCACCGCCGCCACCGTGGTTTACCTCGGGCTCTCCGTGGTCATCACGGCGCTCATGGACGTGTACAA